In Candidatus Desulfofervidus auxilii, one genomic interval encodes:
- a CDS encoding peptidylprolyl isomerase has protein sequence MNSKFYSLQFSFFIFTILFSLVFSSMSLAYLAKVNDEVITVEDFKKALSSAHRYAPLRKDKAGKLSKKIIKETLDNMIEHYLLAQEAQRLNLDKEPDYLKNLEDYKKDLATRAFWQEEFKKIKISDEEIKSYYQEKNTKWHFSQIFTKSEKKAQEALKRLRAGEPFPKVARELSESPYASRGGDLGFIRKGQMVKEWERVAFSLKPGEFSDIIKTSQGFHIVKLEEIKLPDMKNFEQRKKSIRKELTKKRRKIVEKQWEDSLRTKANIKINQKLLKEIKEDFKGKDEEVIAWVNGAPIYLKEFLPTFKRKLWGYNAMKKRWNIKIDLNEVKNEILDGLINQKVIEQEAIKRDYFSKNQEIKKQLDNYKRMLLIEEFKRKIIAPQIILSEKELKDYYEEHKQAYLSPNQYNLRLIRVNSKKEAQEILEELKAGGDFAFLAKKKSIADSAKKGGAIGWHSENRLPSKIREVVKELKPGEFSPIIEDGRHYSIVFLEEKKEGKPIPFEEVKEKVKKQLWQQKFNTLLNKYLKQLRKVSDIKLDKNTLNRLEEEFGIK, from the coding sequence TTGAATTCAAAATTTTACAGTTTGCAATTTTCATTTTTTATCTTTACTATACTGTTCTCTTTAGTCTTCTCATCTATGAGTTTGGCCTATTTAGCCAAAGTAAATGATGAAGTAATCACAGTTGAAGACTTTAAAAAAGCCCTTTCTAGCGCTCATAGATATGCTCCTTTAAGGAAAGATAAGGCCGGGAAACTGAGCAAAAAGATAATAAAAGAAACTCTGGATAATATGATTGAACATTATCTGCTGGCCCAAGAGGCTCAAAGACTTAATCTAGATAAAGAACCTGATTATCTTAAAAATTTAGAAGATTATAAAAAAGACTTAGCTACCAGAGCCTTTTGGCAAGAGGAATTTAAAAAAATTAAGATAAGCGATGAAGAAATTAAATCTTATTATCAAGAAAAAAATACAAAATGGCACTTTTCTCAAATCTTTACCAAGAGTGAAAAAAAGGCCCAAGAGGCCTTAAAACGACTTCGGGCAGGAGAACCATTTCCCAAGGTAGCCAGAGAACTTTCAGAAAGTCCCTATGCCTCAAGGGGAGGAGATTTAGGGTTTATACGTAAAGGACAAATGGTCAAAGAGTGGGAAAGGGTGGCCTTTTCGCTAAAACCAGGAGAATTTAGTGACATTATAAAGACTTCTCAAGGTTTTCATATTGTTAAGTTGGAAGAGATAAAATTGCCTGATATGAAAAATTTTGAACAGAGAAAAAAAAGTATTAGAAAGGAACTAACAAAGAAAAGAAGGAAAATTGTTGAAAAACAATGGGAAGATTCATTAAGGACAAAGGCAAACATAAAAATAAATCAAAAATTGCTCAAAGAAATAAAAGAAGACTTTAAAGGCAAAGATGAGGAAGTCATTGCCTGGGTAAATGGAGCACCTATTTATTTAAAGGAATTTCTCCCTACCTTTAAAAGAAAGCTGTGGGGATATAATGCTATGAAAAAGAGGTGGAATATAAAAATAGATTTAAATGAGGTAAAAAATGAAATACTAGATGGATTGATTAATCAAAAAGTTATTGAGCAAGAGGCAATAAAAAGGGATTATTTCAGCAAAAATCAAGAAATTAAAAAACAATTAGATAATTACAAAAGGATGCTTCTAATAGAAGAATTCAAACGTAAAATTATCGCTCCTCAAATTATATTGAGTGAAAAGGAACTAAAAGATTATTATGAAGAGCATAAACAGGCGTATCTCAGCCCAAACCAATACAATTTAAGATTAATCAGGGTGAATTCTAAAAAAGAGGCTCAGGAAATCCTGGAAGAATTAAAGGCAGGAGGGGATTTTGCCTTTCTGGCTAAAAAGAAATCAATTGCAGACTCAGCTAAAAAAGGAGGAGCCATCGGCTGGCATTCAGAAAATCGTTTACCATCAAAAATCAGAGAGGTAGTTAAGGAATTAAAACCCGGAGAATTTAGCCCTATTATAGAAGATGGAAGACATTATTCTATTGTGTTTCTTGAAGAAAAAAAAGAAGGAAAACCCATTCCCTTTGAAGAAGTAAAAGAAAAGGTAAAAAAACAATTGTGGCAACAAAAATTTAACACTCTGTTAAATAAATATCTGAAACAATTGAGAAAAGTTTCTGATATAAAACTTGACAAAAATACTTTAAACAGGTTAGAAGAAGAATTTGGGATAAAGTGA